A stretch of the Actinotalea sp. JY-7876 genome encodes the following:
- a CDS encoding SpoIIE family protein phosphatase: protein MVNRAASGTPDDLLADVRDRALRDTDVSFVITDALTPGSPIVWVNEAFTRTTGYGPDEVRGRNPNLLHGHGTDRVEAARMAEAAAAGRAATVTVLNYRRDGTPFWNQVSISPVHDAAGTVTHWVGVQVDVTEQVRRAAAQEASIEVERRARAGLSLVAEVSDLLSDLDEPSVLREIAGLLREQVVDWAAFLVDDAGLRPASGIEPVFRESGTTRGRRPVDLVDGTPGDDPVQRLLDGTEQGPLEVPLDAEGVGPVTARLVAHVRLSLEGPEGAGGPRRPTSVVVHTVPGRRRSQGVLVTVPRGGGGLEALDAHDRTVLHLVVRRVGMAIDNVRLYAREHRLAETLQRAMLPEQAEVRGLDVWTYYAPSAGHAQVGGDWYDVLQVSEDQVAVVIGDVVGHDVEAAAAMGQLRSVVRAYAFDEGAPGAVLDRVDQLVAGMRITRSASLVLAMLARHPDDGGWSLRYSRAGHLPPILVRHGQVTQLAEAGGPMVGFGGAGRPTGETSLEPGDVVVFYTDGLIERRDRTLRDGLGALVDAAALVGATDAAGVGEELLARLADGPEDDVAVVVVRVPGPVTRPAGSPDAPAAATGVPRRRRWSMPSDSASIARARHAVTRTCEAWGLPDARAAELVVSELVANAVLHGWGHLALRLFDTGEGLRIEVEDANPAPPVTTEGHHGRVGGYGMQIVERLADWGWRPSGAGKVVWARVRPTPFGPGPDAAP, encoded by the coding sequence ATGGTCAACCGGGCCGCCTCGGGGACCCCGGACGACCTCCTCGCCGACGTGCGGGACCGCGCGCTGCGCGACACCGACGTGTCCTTCGTCATCACCGACGCGCTCACGCCCGGCTCTCCCATCGTCTGGGTGAACGAGGCGTTCACGCGTACGACCGGGTACGGGCCGGACGAGGTGCGGGGTCGCAACCCGAACCTGCTCCACGGTCACGGGACGGACCGCGTCGAGGCCGCCCGCATGGCGGAGGCGGCCGCCGCCGGCCGCGCGGCGACGGTGACGGTCCTCAACTACCGCCGCGACGGCACGCCCTTCTGGAACCAGGTCTCCATCTCGCCCGTGCACGACGCCGCCGGGACGGTGACGCACTGGGTCGGTGTGCAGGTCGACGTCACCGAGCAGGTGCGCCGTGCCGCCGCGCAGGAGGCGTCGATCGAGGTCGAGCGCCGCGCGCGCGCCGGGCTCTCGCTCGTCGCCGAGGTCTCCGACCTGCTCTCCGACCTCGACGAGCCGTCGGTGCTGCGCGAGATCGCGGGTCTGCTGCGGGAGCAGGTCGTGGACTGGGCCGCCTTCCTGGTGGACGACGCGGGCCTGCGCCCGGCGAGCGGGATCGAGCCCGTGTTCCGAGAGAGCGGGACCACCCGGGGGCGCCGACCGGTGGACCTGGTGGACGGCACCCCCGGTGACGACCCGGTCCAGCGGCTCCTCGACGGGACCGAGCAGGGCCCCCTCGAGGTGCCTCTGGACGCGGAGGGCGTCGGGCCGGTCACCGCCCGCCTCGTCGCGCACGTGCGGCTGAGCCTCGAGGGTCCCGAGGGCGCCGGCGGGCCGCGCCGACCCACGAGCGTGGTCGTGCACACCGTGCCCGGGCGCCGGCGCAGCCAGGGGGTCCTGGTCACGGTGCCCCGCGGCGGTGGCGGCCTCGAGGCCCTGGACGCACACGACCGCACGGTGCTGCACCTGGTGGTCCGTCGCGTCGGCATGGCCATCGACAACGTGCGGCTCTACGCGCGCGAGCACCGCCTCGCCGAGACCCTCCAGCGCGCGATGCTGCCGGAGCAGGCGGAGGTCCGGGGCCTGGACGTGTGGACCTACTACGCGCCCAGCGCGGGGCACGCCCAGGTCGGGGGCGACTGGTACGACGTGCTCCAGGTCTCCGAGGACCAGGTGGCGGTCGTCATCGGCGACGTCGTCGGGCACGACGTGGAGGCGGCGGCGGCGATGGGCCAGCTCCGCTCCGTCGTGCGCGCGTACGCGTTCGACGAGGGGGCTCCCGGGGCGGTCCTCGACCGCGTCGACCAGCTGGTGGCCGGGATGCGTATCACGCGCTCGGCGAGCCTGGTCCTCGCGATGCTGGCCCGCCACCCCGACGACGGCGGCTGGAGCCTGCGGTACTCGCGCGCCGGCCACCTGCCCCCGATCCTGGTGCGCCACGGACAGGTGACCCAGCTGGCCGAGGCGGGCGGCCCGATGGTGGGGTTCGGCGGCGCCGGGCGGCCGACGGGGGAGACCTCGCTCGAGCCCGGTGACGTCGTCGTGTTCTACACGGACGGGCTGATCGAGCGGCGGGACCGGACGCTGCGGGACGGCCTCGGCGCGCTGGTGGACGCGGCGGCGCTCGTCGGCGCGACCGACGCCGCCGGCGTCGGCGAGGAGCTGCTGGCACGTCTCGCGGACGGACCCGAGGACGACGTGGCGGTCGTCGTCGTGCGGGTGCCCGGCCCGGTGACGCGTCCCGCAGGCAGCCCGGACGCGCCGGCCGCGGCGACGGGCGTGCCGCGTCGGCGGCGGTGGTCGATGCCGAGCGACTCGGCGTCCATCGCCCGGGCGCGCCACGCGGTGACGCGCACGTGCGAGGCGTGGGGGCTGCCGGACGCCCGCGCCGCCGAGCTCGTCGTGTCCGAGCTCGTCGCCAACGCCGTGCTGCACGGCTGGGGCCACCTCGCGCTGCGGCTCTTCGACACCGGCGAGGGCCTGCGGATCGAGGTCGAGGACGCGAACCCCGCACCGCCCGTCACGACCGAGGGCCACCACGGCCGGGTCGGCGGCTAC